Proteins from a single region of Pirellulales bacterium:
- the hlyD gene encoding secretion protein HlyD: MSTAKRNPGEVTGKHPGDSAQSNPPSGTGNAAKRPPGQGPSPTAERHEPAASPAYESHRGRTAGIIFLIVLLAAAAAGAYAWRHFQLERQNERELVLQGNIDVRQVNLSFKVEGRIASLAVDEGDEVKAGQVIATLDKQYFDDDLRLARARRDNAKATLARLEHGSRPEEIASAKAQVAEQRATVTRSEQDFERAERLVGQGAVSRETFDSARSALDEARARLRAAEESERMAVIGPRQEDIDAARAQLAAEDASVTQSERRQTDSELIAPSDGVILTRAREKGAIVNAGETVFTLTLASPVWVRTYVNEQDLGRIHPNMAATVTTDSHPDKKYPGRIGFISPVAEFTPKTVETRELRTNLVYRLRVLVDNPDNGLRQGMPVTVTLDLTSQE, from the coding sequence ATGTCGACCGCCAAGCGCAATCCCGGAGAAGTCACGGGCAAACATCCGGGTGATTCCGCGCAGTCGAACCCGCCGTCGGGCACAGGCAACGCCGCGAAACGGCCGCCCGGCCAAGGCCCATCACCTACGGCCGAGCGGCATGAGCCAGCCGCGTCGCCGGCGTACGAATCGCATCGCGGGCGAACCGCGGGCATTATCTTTTTGATTGTTCTGCTCGCCGCCGCGGCGGCCGGCGCCTATGCCTGGCGCCATTTCCAACTCGAGCGCCAGAACGAGCGAGAGCTCGTCCTGCAGGGTAATATCGACGTCCGGCAAGTAAACCTGTCATTCAAGGTCGAAGGACGAATCGCTTCGCTGGCCGTCGACGAAGGCGACGAGGTCAAAGCTGGCCAGGTGATCGCCACGCTTGACAAGCAATACTTCGACGACGATTTGCGACTGGCTCGCGCCCGGCGCGACAACGCTAAGGCGACGCTCGCACGGCTTGAGCACGGTTCGCGCCCTGAGGAGATCGCCTCGGCCAAGGCGCAAGTCGCCGAGCAGCGGGCTACGGTCACGCGCAGCGAGCAGGATTTCGAGCGGGCCGAACGCCTGGTGGGACAAGGGGCCGTCAGCCGCGAGACGTTCGACTCGGCGCGTTCGGCCTTGGACGAAGCCCGGGCCCGGCTCAGGGCCGCCGAGGAATCGGAACGGATGGCCGTCATCGGCCCGCGACAAGAAGATATCGACGCCGCTCGCGCACAGTTGGCCGCCGAAGACGCATCCGTAACCCAGTCGGAGCGGCGCCAAACGGATAGCGAGTTGATCGCCCCCAGCGATGGCGTGATTCTCACTCGCGCACGTGAAAAAGGCGCCATCGTCAATGCCGGCGAAACGGTTTTTACGCTGACATTGGCCTCGCCCGTCTGGGTGCGCACGTACGTCAACGAGCAGGATCTGGGGCGCATCCATCCGAACATGGCCGCCACGGTCACCACCGACTCGCATCCCGACAAGAAATACCCGGGTCGGATCGGCTTTATCTCGCCGGTCGCCGAGTTTACGCCGAAGACGGTGGAGACGCGCGAGCTGCGCACGAACCTCGTTTATCGCTTGCGCGTACTGGTCGACAATCCCGATAATGGCCTGCGGCAGGGCATGCCGGTCACGGTCACACTCGACCTGACTTCGCAGGAATGA